The Coffea arabica cultivar ET-39 chromosome 4e, Coffea Arabica ET-39 HiFi, whole genome shotgun sequence genome includes a window with the following:
- the LOC113742469 gene encoding rhamnogalacturonan I rhamnosyltransferase 1 has product MGDMCRIEEEKSEESVWRRRKNWGLRGLGLGLGLGGVMGLKGGNIIQHSRVEKFKNSMVSRSKMKLWMIRATTSVMLWICLVQLTALGESFGPRVLKGWPSCFSQDSGSGSSATVTGSASALDVKSAPEDVPARVLPPKRVYKNNGYLMVSCNGGLNQMRAAICDMVAIARHLNVTLIVPELDKASFWADPSEFQDIFDVDHFITSLRDEVRILKELPPRLKERVERGLFYTMPPISWSDISYYENQILPLIRKYKVVHLNRTDTRLANNGQPLELQKLRCRVNFSALKFTPQIEELGRKVIKLLRRKGPFIVLHLRYEMDMLAFSGCTQGCNQEEVDELTRMRYAYPWWKEKIINSDLKRKDGLCPLTPEETALTLRALDIDHNIQIYIAAGEIYGGERRLASLAAAYPNLVRKETLLDPSDLRFFQNHSSQMAALDYLVSLESDIFVPTYDGNMAKVVEGHRRYLEYKKTILLDRKLLVDLIDQYNMGSLTWDEFSAAVKESHSERMGNPVKRVVIPDRPKEEDYFYANPWECLQQPKEDDLLSNM; this is encoded by the exons ATGGGGGATATGTGCAGAATAGAGGAAGAGAAGAGTGAGGAGAGTGtttggaggaggaggaagaactGGGGTTTAAGGGGgctagggttagggttaggatTAGGTGGGGTGATGGGGTTGAAAGGTGGAAATATTATTCAACATAGTAGAGTAGAGAAGTTTAAAAATTCCATGGTTTCGCGGTCGAAAATGAAGCTATGGATGATAAGGGCTACTACATCTGTGATGTTGTGGATTTGCTTGGTTCAGTTAACGGCATTGGGTGAAAGTTTTGGTCCTAGAGTTTTGAAGGGATGGCCATCTTGCTTTTCTCAGGattctggttctggttcttcTGCCACTGTTACTGGTTCTGCTTCCGCTTTGGATGTTAAATCTGCCCCTGAAGATGTCCCTGCTCGAGTTCTTCCTCCCAAGA GAGTTTACAAGAACAATGGTTATCTGATGGTTTCATGCAACGGAGGCCTTAACCAAATGCGGGCGGCG ATATGTGACATGGTAGCAATTGCCAGACATTTGAATGTGACGCTTATAGTTCCTGAGTTGGATAAAGCTTCTTTCTGGGCAGATCCAAG TGAGTTTCAAGACATATTTGACGTTGATCATTTTATTACATCCTTGAGAGATGAAGTTCGGATATTGAAAGAGCTACCCCCTAGGCTCAAGGAGAGAGTGGAGAGAGGGTTATTTTATACTATGCCGCCTATTAGTTGGTCTGATATATCTTACTATGAAAATCAG ATTCTTCCTCTTATACGCAAATACAAAGTTGTGCACCTAAATAGAACTGACACTCGACTTGCAAACAATGGCCAGCCCTTGGAGCTTCAGAAGCTACGTTGTCGAGTCAATTTTAGTGCTCTCAAATTTACACCTCAGATAGAAGAGTTGGGTAGAAAGGTCATCAAACTCCTTCGTCGAAAGGGGCCTTTCATAGTACTTCATCTCAGATATGAAATGGACATGCTGGCTTTTTCAGGCTGCACTCAGGGGTGCAACCAGGAGGAGGTGGATGAGTTGACAAGAATGAG ATATGCTTATCCCTGGTGGAAGGAGAAAATTATAAACTccgatttgaaaagaaaagatggcCTGTGTCCCTTGACACCTGAGGAAACTGCTCTTACCCTGAGGGCCTTGGACATTGATCATAACATCCAAATTTACATTGCTGCTGGAGAAATATATGGTGGAGAGAGGAGATTGGCTAGTCTTGCAGCAGCTTATCCAAATTTG GTCAGAAAGGAGACACTGTTGGATCCTTCGGATCTTAGATTCTTCCAGAATCATTCATCTCAGATGGCAGCACTAGACTATCTTGTTTCTCTTGAAAGTGATATATTTGTTCCAACATATGATGGAAACATGGCAAAAGTTGTTGAAGGCCACCGCAG ATATCTCGAATACAAGAAGACAATACTGTTGGACAGAAAGCTTCTAGTTGATTTGATAGACCAGTACAATATGGGATCGCTAACATGGGATGAGTTCTCTGCTGCTGTTAAGGAATCCCATTCTGAGAGAATGGGCAATCCTGTCAAAAGGGTAGTGATTCCAGATAGACCTAAAGAAGAGGATTACTTCTACGCAAACCCATGGGAGTGTTTGCAGCAACCAAAAGAAGATGATCTGTTAAGTAACATGTGA
- the LOC113743006 gene encoding uncharacterized protein isoform X1 gives MDFWQRARSFAEEAAKRSQELTNGISSSKLSDVVSEASKRSMEIAAEASKKSKEIAAEALKRADQIKSQLPPAAVALSNLVDTSSQAATPPAVSAADLEKFGVTDELREFVQSITMNTFRDFPLEDDSEVSDIPAVSNVRQDLTEWQEKHANLVLATVKEIKSLRYELCPRVMKERKFWRIYFILVNSHVDPYEKRYMEEKLKTGEKEENVQQEISSAGTTSGAALGGANQKSKNATSEQDLDVFLLGDTGDSDEGPDDGDDGFDDDFDKI, from the exons ATGGATTTCTGGCAAAGAGCTCGGAGCTTCGCCGAGGAAGCTGCGAAGCGTTCGCAGGAACTGACTAATGGAATTAGCTCCTCCAAGCTCTCCGACGTCGTTTCGGAAGCTTCGAAGCGGTCTATGGAGATCGCCGCCGAAGCTTCGAAGAAGTCTAAGGAGATCGCCGCTGAAGCCCTAAAACGCGCCGACCAGATCAAGTCTCAACTTCCTCCGGCAGCCGTCGCGCTGTCGAACCTCGTCGATACAAGTTCTCAGGCGGCGACTCCTCCGGCGGTTTCGGCCGCTGATCTGGAGAAGTTTGGAGTTACCGATGAGTTGAGAGAGTTTGTACAAAGCATTACGATGAATActtttcgcgattttccgctCGAAG ATGATTCAGAAGTGTCTGATATTCCTGCAGTCTCAAATGTTAGACAGGATCTCACTGAATGGCAAGAGAAGCATGCCAATCTCGTACTTGCTACTGTAAAG GAAATCAAAAGTTTAAGATATGAGCTGTGCCCACGTGTCATGAAAGAGAGGAAGTTTTGGCGTATCTACTTTATTCTAGTAAATAGTCATGTGGACCC TTATGAAAAGCGATACATGGAAGAGAAACTAAAGActggagaaaaagaagaaaatgtgcAGCAGGAAATTTCATCAGCTGGAACTACTTCTGGAGCAGCTTTAGGAGGAGCAAATCAGAAAAGTAAAAATGCAACCTCTGAGCAGGATTTGGATGTATTTCTATTGGGAGATACGGGAGACAGTGATGAAGGCCCAG ATGATGGAGATGATGGCTTTGATGATGATTTTGACAAGATATAG
- the LOC113743006 gene encoding uncharacterized protein isoform X2 has product MDFWQRARSFAEEAAKRSQELTNGISSSKLSDVVSEASKRSMEIAAEASKKSKEIAAEALKRADQIKSQLPPAAVALSNLVDTSSQAATPPAVSAADLEKFGVTDELREFVQSITMNTFRDFPLEDDSEVSDIPAVSNVRQDLTEWQEKHANLVLATVKEIKSLRYELCPRVMKERKFWRIYFILVNSHVDP; this is encoded by the exons ATGGATTTCTGGCAAAGAGCTCGGAGCTTCGCCGAGGAAGCTGCGAAGCGTTCGCAGGAACTGACTAATGGAATTAGCTCCTCCAAGCTCTCCGACGTCGTTTCGGAAGCTTCGAAGCGGTCTATGGAGATCGCCGCCGAAGCTTCGAAGAAGTCTAAGGAGATCGCCGCTGAAGCCCTAAAACGCGCCGACCAGATCAAGTCTCAACTTCCTCCGGCAGCCGTCGCGCTGTCGAACCTCGTCGATACAAGTTCTCAGGCGGCGACTCCTCCGGCGGTTTCGGCCGCTGATCTGGAGAAGTTTGGAGTTACCGATGAGTTGAGAGAGTTTGTACAAAGCATTACGATGAATActtttcgcgattttccgctCGAAG ATGATTCAGAAGTGTCTGATATTCCTGCAGTCTCAAATGTTAGACAGGATCTCACTGAATGGCAAGAGAAGCATGCCAATCTCGTACTTGCTACTGTAAAG GAAATCAAAAGTTTAAGATATGAGCTGTGCCCACGTGTCATGAAAGAGAGGAAGTTTTGGCGTATCTACTTTATTCTAGTAAATAGTCATGTGGACCCGTAA